A single genomic interval of Camelina sativa cultivar DH55 chromosome 11, Cs, whole genome shotgun sequence harbors:
- the LOC104728603 gene encoding uncharacterized protein LOC104728603: MENDAFRENAPSLIQDGNRVEQPNLEARRFFDMLDAANTSLYDGCKKGHSPLSAATRLMGIKTDWNLSEGCVDEITDFVKEILPENNLSLCSYYEVQKLVVGLGLPYQVIDVCSDNYMIYWREDEGRTSCRFCRKPRYQDTSGRVPIPYKRMWYLPLAERLKRLYQSERTSGAMRWHAEHTSDGVIAHPSDAEAWKHFQSLYPGFAYEPRNVYLGLSTDGFNPFGKHGRQYSLWPVIVTPYNLTPSLCMKREFLFLTILVPGPDHPKKALDVFLQPLIYELQMLWEHGVEVFDVSMNQNFNMWAMLMWTVSDFPTYGMLSGWTTHGRLAFPYCQDNTDAIQLKHGRKTSWFDCHRRWLPEDHPYRWSTTLFKKNRQVFDSPPPEYSGEEILNQLRDLGAEKTVVCGGNGHDIVDGYGDHHN, from the coding sequence ATGGAGAACGATGCGTTTAGGGAAAATGCACCCTCATTAATTCAGGATGGAAATAGAGTAGAACAGCCGAATTTAGAAGCCCGAAGATTCTTTGATATGTTAGATGCGGCAAATACGTCATTGTATGATGGTTGTAAGAAGGGTCATTCACCATTATCAGCTGCAACTAGGTTGATGGGCATAAAGACAGATTGGAATTTATCAGAGGGTTGTGTGGATGAGATTACTGattttgtgaaagaaatttTGCCAGAGAATAATCTTTCACTATGTTCGTACTATGAGGTGCAGAAACTCGTAGTTGGACTTGGTTTGCCATATCAGGTGATAGATGTGTGCAGtgataattatatgatttattggAGAGAAGACGAAGGCCGCACTTCATGTCGTTTTTGTCGTAAACCTCGGTATCAGGACACAAGTGGAAGAGTTCCCATACCATATAAAAGAATGTGGTATTTACCGTTAGCAGAGAGGTTGAAAAGATTGTATCAGTCAGAGCGTACATCAGgagcaatgagatggcatgcagaacatACATCAGACGGTGTAATTGCGCACCCATCGGATGCAGAAGCATGGAAACATTTTCAGTCACTCTACCCTGGCTTTGCGTATGAGCCAAGGAACGTTTATCTTGGTTTGTCTACAGATGGTTTTAATCCTTTTGGGAAACATGGGAGGCAATATTCATTGTGGCCAGTTATCGTGACACCTTATAATTTAACGCCATCTTTGTGTATGAAACGGGAGTTTCTATTTCTCACCATTCTTGTTCCAGGTCCAGATCATCCGAAGAAAGCACTTGATGTTTTTTTGCAGCCATTGATATATGAGTTACAAATGTTATGGGAGCATGGTGTAGAAGTGTTCGATGTTTCAATGAACCAAAATTTCAACATGTGGGCGATGCTTATGTGGACTGTAAGCGATTTTCCAACCTATGGTATGTTATCTGGATGGACAACGCATGGACGGTTAGCTTTCCCGTATTGTCAAGATAACACCGATGCAATTCAGCTGAAACACGGACGTAAAAcgagttggtttgattgtcacaGACGATGGCTCCCTGAAGACCATCCTTATCGTTGGAGCACCACATTATTTAAAAAGAACAGACAAGTCTTTGATAGTCCACCTCCTGAGTATTCTGGCGAAGAAATTTTGAATCAATTAAGAGATTTGGGTGCTGAGAAGACAGTGGTTTGCGGTGGTAATGGGCACGATATTGTTGATGGATATGGCGATCATCACAACTAG